A window from Kiritimatiellia bacterium encodes these proteins:
- a CDS encoding NAD(P)-dependent oxidoreductase, with protein sequence MHEQKTTKKILVTGAAGYIGSILVPHLLREGYAVVALDNFMYNQTSLLDWCFEERLEVVRGDARDKTLVRKLAAGCDCIIPLACLVGAPACDAKPDEARAVNLDAIKMLLDIASPRQEIVMPTTNSGYGVGRSGAFCTEESPLNPISLYGRLKVEAEKAILDSGHGISLRLATAFGLSPRMRLDLLVNDFTYRAATDRFIVLFEAHFKRNYIHVRDIARAFSHALANFTTMQNNAFNVGLSDANLSKQELCEEIRRQIPGFTFLEAKVGKDPDQRNYIVSNDKIEKTGYKPLVSLPRGIGELIKGYRIIRRTQFSNI encoded by the coding sequence ATGCACGAACAAAAGACAACAAAAAAAATACTGGTAACCGGCGCAGCCGGTTACATCGGCTCCATCCTGGTGCCGCATCTCCTGCGCGAAGGTTACGCAGTCGTTGCGCTTGATAATTTCATGTATAACCAGACCTCCCTGCTTGACTGGTGTTTTGAGGAACGGCTGGAAGTGGTGCGCGGCGACGCGCGCGACAAAACTCTCGTGCGCAAGCTGGCTGCCGGTTGCGACTGCATTATTCCCCTGGCCTGCCTGGTCGGAGCGCCGGCCTGCGACGCAAAACCCGACGAGGCCCGCGCCGTGAATCTTGATGCGATCAAGATGCTGCTGGATATCGCCAGCCCCCGACAGGAGATCGTCATGCCGACCACCAACAGCGGTTACGGCGTGGGGCGCTCGGGCGCGTTCTGCACGGAAGAATCCCCCCTCAATCCCATCAGCCTTTACGGCCGGCTGAAAGTTGAAGCCGAAAAGGCAATCCTGGACTCCGGACACGGCATTTCTCTGCGCCTGGCGACCGCCTTCGGACTCAGCCCGCGCATGCGTCTTGACCTGCTGGTGAACGATTTCACCTACCGGGCCGCAACCGACCGTTTCATCGTTCTCTTTGAAGCCCACTTCAAGCGCAATTACATCCATGTCCGCGATATCGCCCGCGCGTTCTCGCATGCCCTCGCCAACTTCACGACAATGCAAAACAATGCCTTTAACGTGGGACTGAGCGACGCCAATCTTTCCAAGCAGGAACTCTGCGAGGAAATCCGCCGGCAAATTCCCGGCTTCACCTTTCTTGAGGCCAAAGTCGGCAAAGACCCCGACCAGCGGAATTATATTGTCAGCAACGATAAAATTGAAAAAACCGGCTACAAGCCCCTGGTTTCCCTGCCGCGGGGCATCGGGGAACTCATCAAGGGTTACCGGATAATCCGGAGAACACAGTTCAGTAACATCTGA